A window of the Methanoculleus horonobensis genome harbors these coding sequences:
- the mtrE gene encoding tetrahydromethanopterin S-methyltransferase subunit E, with product MEEIVFGIGITALAGALATVAGAAEDTESDIGSQGDPNSQVQLAPQMGYIHRIFNKAVAGEPPAYGLWVALGAGLAWAFMAMQINPILAIVLGSALAVFVQGVYATTAYLGRTASLAKFGQPVYIDILKSMTTVTMAHAFVAIFTTVAMCHLIISALGHPFPLPLLGLVWGIALGAAGSATGNPFYGKERQYQEQKFGAGVPISASGNIVRYAEAGQRNSLDNGFFSAKLGGPASGICFGLIVFFELWRTVVFEELNIWGPIIVGIVVILIFAIIDRYIEVWARKNFGPYTAPEEASS from the coding sequence ATGGAAGAGATCGTATTTGGCATCGGCATTACCGCATTGGCAGGTGCTCTTGCAACCGTCGCCGGCGCTGCGGAAGACACTGAATCTGATATCGGATCACAGGGTGACCCGAACTCGCAGGTTCAGCTGGCTCCGCAGATGGGATATATTCACCGCATCTTTAACAAAGCAGTTGCTGGTGAACCCCCCGCGTACGGCTTATGGGTTGCTCTGGGTGCAGGCCTTGCCTGGGCATTCATGGCGATGCAGATAAACCCGATACTTGCAATCGTGCTTGGGAGCGCTCTCGCGGTCTTCGTGCAGGGCGTGTATGCGACAACCGCATACCTCGGCCGTACTGCAAGTCTCGCCAAGTTTGGACAGCCGGTCTACATCGATATTCTGAAATCGATGACGACCGTGACCATGGCACACGCGTTTGTAGCGATCTTCACCACCGTCGCGATGTGTCACCTGATCATCAGCGCACTCGGCCACCCCTTCCCGCTCCCGCTTCTCGGGCTCGTCTGGGGTATCGCACTCGGTGCGGCTGGGTCTGCAACCGGTAACCCGTTCTACGGAAAGGAGCGGCAGTACCAGGAACAGAAGTTCGGAGCAGGCGTTCCGATCTCTGCGTCCGGTAACATTGTCCGCTACGCCGAGGCCGGCCAGCGGAACTCGCTCGACAACGGTTTCTTCAGCGCCAAACTCGGCGGCCCCGCGTCGGGTATTTGCTTTGGCCTGATCGTCTTCTTCGAACTCTGGCGTACCGTGGTCTTCGAAGAACTCAACATCTGGGGACCGATCATCGTCGGTATCGTCGTTATCCTGATCTTTGCCATCATCGACCGCTACATCGAGGTCTGGGCAAGGAAGAACTTCGGCCCCTACACGGCTCCTGAGGAGGCATCATCATGA
- the mcrD gene encoding methyl-coenzyme M reductase operon protein D: MTEAIYPQVRIVSARFLRPDTVEQLLNRLVQIGGILRMSLTGQNLPATVPYGPARGKPNPHPDRKVIRVGDQDVQLEVQVGTVILELEDESYIPAIEEAVDEVFANKDFSCAVQKGRFMKTTPTVSDYAKYGPDADREILGLVDPRKKGGPVIIQGNK; encoded by the coding sequence ATGACCGAAGCCATATACCCTCAGGTTCGAATCGTTTCTGCGCGATTCCTCAGACCCGATACGGTGGAACAACTTCTGAACAGACTTGTTCAGATCGGCGGGATTCTCCGGATGTCTCTTACCGGGCAGAATCTTCCCGCCACCGTTCCCTACGGCCCGGCACGGGGGAAACCCAACCCCCACCCGGACCGCAAGGTCATCCGTGTCGGAGACCAGGACGTCCAGCTCGAGGTACAGGTAGGAACTGTTATCCTGGAACTCGAGGACGAGTCGTACATCCCGGCCATCGAGGAAGCGGTCGACGAGGTCTTTGCCAACAAGGACTTCTCCTGCGCCGTCCAGAAGGGGCGGTTCATGAAGACCACACCGACGGTGTCCGACTACGCGAAATACGGACCTGACGCCGACAGAGAAATTCTCGGGCTCGTCGATCCAAGGAAGAAAGGCGGTCCCGTTATCATTCAGGGAAACAAGTGA
- a CDS encoding hydrogenase iron-sulfur subunit: MADENWKPKIIAIICNWCSYAGADLAGGARIQYPPDIRAIRVMCTGRIDPLFILKAFQDGADGVLVSGCHFGDCHYLEGNYKAAKRMFLLKSVLKNIGLDDKRLRMTFVSASEGAKWGTVMTDVVKTINELGPSPLKEFAR, translated from the coding sequence ATGGCAGACGAGAACTGGAAACCCAAGATCATCGCCATCATCTGCAACTGGTGTTCCTACGCCGGTGCAGACCTTGCCGGCGGCGCCCGCATTCAGTATCCGCCCGACATCCGTGCAATCCGCGTGATGTGCACGGGCCGGATCGATCCTCTCTTCATCCTGAAGGCATTCCAGGATGGAGCGGACGGCGTGCTCGTCTCCGGCTGTCACTTCGGCGACTGCCACTACCTTGAGGGCAACTACAAGGCGGCCAAGAGGATGTTCCTCTTGAAGAGTGTCCTCAAGAACATCGGCCTTGACGATAAGCGTCTCAGAATGACGTTCGTCTCTGCATCCGAGGGTGCGAAGTGGGGAACGGTCATGACGGACGTCGTCAAGACCATCAACGAGCTCGGCCCGAGCCCGCTCAAAGAGTTTGCCAGATAA
- a CDS encoding formylmethanofuran dehydrogenase subunit A gives MAEYLIKNGLVFDPVLGIKGDKADIAIKDGKIVETTALSNPKVIDATGKTVMAGGVDIHAHVAGPKVNVGRNFRPEDKLFNCTAGHGIERMQGGFSVPTTIRTGYNYAHMGYTTVMEAAMPPLYARHTHEEMRDTPILDQGAYPVFGNNWFVLEYLKNHEIENTAAYIAWLLRATKGYAVKVVNPGGTEAWAWGLNCENVHDPVPYFDITPAQIIKGLIEANEYLGLPHSMHMHANNLGNPGNYTTTLDSFKLSEGIKPNSKFGRDQVMHHTHVQFHSYGGDSWANVESKATEIMDYVNSHDNITIDMGQVTLDETTTMTADGPFEHHLTELNHLKWANADVELETGSGVVPYVYSPNIKVCAIQWAIGLELGLLAKDPMRIFITTDHPNAGPFIRYPRVMKWLMSQEAREQQFDAFKHKDKVIDATNLAGIDRELDLYEIAQMTRAGPAKSLGLSHMYGGLAPGLEADVAVFDFNPNEPYAPDDIEKAFLNAEHLFKAGVQVVRDHEIASNGNKRTLWVNAKVNENPQVMRDVKEKFLRYYTVTLNNYEVSGHYLPNPYVIEVDATE, from the coding sequence ATGGCAGAGTATCTTATCAAGAACGGACTCGTCTTCGACCCGGTTCTCGGGATCAAGGGCGATAAGGCCGACATCGCCATCAAGGACGGCAAGATCGTCGAGACGACGGCTCTCAGCAACCCGAAGGTCATCGATGCGACCGGCAAGACCGTCATGGCCGGCGGTGTCGATATCCACGCCCATGTTGCCGGCCCGAAGGTGAATGTAGGCAGGAACTTCCGCCCCGAAGACAAACTCTTCAACTGCACGGCCGGACACGGCATCGAGCGGATGCAGGGCGGGTTCTCAGTCCCGACGACGATCCGGACCGGCTACAACTACGCCCACATGGGCTACACGACCGTGATGGAAGCGGCCATGCCGCCGCTCTACGCCCGGCACACCCACGAGGAGATGCGTGACACGCCGATCCTCGACCAGGGTGCCTACCCGGTCTTCGGGAACAACTGGTTCGTCCTCGAGTACCTGAAGAACCACGAGATCGAGAACACCGCCGCTTACATCGCCTGGCTGCTTCGCGCCACGAAGGGCTACGCAGTCAAGGTCGTCAACCCCGGCGGCACGGAAGCCTGGGCCTGGGGCCTGAACTGCGAGAATGTTCACGACCCGGTTCCCTACTTCGACATCACCCCGGCCCAGATCATCAAGGGCCTCATCGAGGCGAACGAGTACCTCGGTCTCCCGCACTCGATGCACATGCACGCGAACAACCTCGGGAACCCCGGCAACTACACGACGACGCTCGACTCGTTCAAACTCTCCGAGGGTATCAAGCCGAACAGCAAGTTCGGCCGCGACCAGGTGATGCACCACACCCACGTCCAGTTCCATTCCTACGGAGGCGACTCCTGGGCGAACGTGGAGTCGAAGGCGACGGAGATCATGGACTACGTGAACTCGCACGACAACATCACCATCGACATGGGTCAGGTGACGCTCGACGAGACCACGACCATGACCGCCGACGGGCCGTTCGAGCACCACCTCACCGAGCTGAACCACCTGAAGTGGGCGAACGCCGATGTGGAACTCGAGACCGGCTCGGGTGTCGTGCCCTATGTCTACAGCCCGAACATCAAGGTCTGCGCCATCCAGTGGGCTATCGGCCTCGAACTCGGACTGCTTGCGAAGGACCCCATGCGGATCTTCATCACCACCGACCACCCGAACGCCGGACCGTTCATCCGCTACCCGCGGGTCATGAAGTGGCTGATGAGCCAGGAAGCACGGGAGCAGCAGTTCGACGCTTTCAAGCATAAGGACAAGGTCATCGACGCGACCAACCTCGCCGGCATCGACCGCGAACTCGACCTCTACGAGATCGCGCAGATGACCCGGGCAGGACCCGCGAAGTCGCTCGGTCTCTCACACATGTACGGCGGGCTTGCCCCCGGCCTCGAAGCAGATGTTGCGGTCTTCGACTTCAACCCGAACGAGCCTTACGCGCCCGACGATATCGAGAAGGCATTCCTGAACGCAGAGCACCTCTTCAAGGCCGGTGTCCAGGTCGTCCGCGACCACGAGATCGCCAGCAACGGCAACAAGCGGACGCTCTGGGTGAACGCAAAGGTCAACGAGAACCCGCAGGTGATGCGTGACGTCAAGGAGAAGTTCCTCCGCTACTACACCGTCACCCTGAACAACTACGAGGTTTCCGGGCACTACCTCCCGAACCCGTATGTCATCGAGGTTGATGCTACCGAGTGA
- a CDS encoding molybdopterin dinucleotide binding domain-containing protein — MAIRVNLISGRTIQQGVAMEAGKEKPAYTTACGIIELDPADFKKLGAFRNTNVRVTSSYGSVVVKAVEATQGPHPGVAYIPMGPWANMVVNPNTYSTGMPTFKGTPVEVETAKNEPVLSSLELVRKGCRGELA; from the coding sequence ATGGCAATCAGAGTGAATTTAATCTCGGGTCGCACGATCCAGCAGGGGGTGGCGATGGAGGCGGGGAAGGAAAAACCCGCCTACACCACCGCCTGCGGGATCATCGAACTTGACCCGGCGGACTTTAAAAAGCTCGGAGCTTTCCGCAACACGAATGTACGCGTCACCAGCAGTTACGGCAGTGTCGTTGTCAAGGCGGTCGAGGCAACTCAGGGTCCTCACCCGGGTGTAGCATACATCCCGATGGGCCCCTGGGCAAACATGGTGGTCAATCCGAACACCTACTCGACCGGCATGCCGACGTTTAAAGGCACACCTGTTGAGGTGGAGACCGCCAAGAACGAACCCGTCCTCAGCTCACTGGAACTGGTGCGCAAGGGGTGCAGGGGTGAGCTGGCATGA
- the mcrB gene encoding coenzyme-B sulfoethylthiotransferase subunit beta, protein MAKYKETIDLYDDAGKQLKSGVPLEKISPLVNPATRKLIDLTKRTIAVNLGGIQEGLKTGKVAKGYVLGREMNLDIIGNKDAIIAKIKEMVQVEEGDDTNIREFGGGKLILVEAPKARLEAASTYDAAITAVASATTFSLVEQFDIGAFDAAMVKAAVWGSYPHTMDLTGANVTSILSIPQNNEGLGYALRNIPVNHAVMITGKNAMQGAALSSTFEQAGMFEMGNAIGPFERAQLLTYAYQGLNANNLVYDLVKKNGASGTIGTVVQSLVERAIEDKVITPGKKGGYFQFYDTKDPMLWNAYAAAGTMAATMVNCGAGRFAQAVSSTLLYFNDLLEHETGLPGCDYGRVMGTAVGFSFFSHSIYGGGGPGIFNGNHVVTRHAAGVAIPCVVAAAALDAGTQMFSPESTSKVYGDTFGQVDVFNKPIQQIAKGV, encoded by the coding sequence ATGGCAAAATACAAGGAAACTATTGACCTGTACGATGATGCAGGCAAGCAGTTGAAGAGTGGTGTACCGCTCGAGAAGATCAGCCCGCTGGTCAACCCGGCGACCAGGAAACTCATCGACCTCACCAAGAGGACGATTGCAGTCAACCTGGGCGGAATTCAGGAAGGCCTGAAGACCGGAAAGGTAGCCAAGGGATATGTTCTCGGGCGTGAGATGAACCTCGACATCATCGGCAACAAGGATGCCATCATCGCCAAGATCAAGGAGATGGTCCAGGTCGAGGAGGGTGACGACACCAACATCCGCGAGTTCGGCGGTGGCAAGCTCATCCTCGTCGAGGCTCCCAAGGCCCGTCTCGAGGCTGCATCCACCTACGACGCCGCGATCACCGCGGTGGCATCCGCGACCACCTTCTCGCTCGTCGAGCAGTTCGACATCGGGGCGTTCGACGCAGCGATGGTCAAGGCGGCAGTCTGGGGTTCCTACCCGCACACGATGGACCTTACCGGTGCCAACGTCACGTCCATTCTGTCGATCCCCCAGAACAACGAAGGCCTCGGCTACGCGCTGCGGAACATCCCGGTCAACCACGCCGTGATGATCACCGGCAAGAACGCGATGCAGGGTGCCGCACTCTCGTCCACCTTCGAGCAGGCAGGAATGTTTGAGATGGGTAACGCTATCGGACCGTTCGAGCGTGCCCAGTTGCTCACTTACGCTTACCAGGGCTTGAACGCGAACAACCTGGTCTATGACCTCGTCAAGAAGAACGGTGCTTCCGGCACCATCGGTACGGTCGTCCAGAGCCTGGTCGAGCGCGCCATCGAGGACAAGGTCATCACGCCGGGCAAGAAGGGCGGGTACTTCCAGTTCTACGACACGAAGGACCCGATGCTCTGGAACGCCTACGCCGCTGCGGGAACCATGGCAGCCACCATGGTCAACTGCGGTGCCGGACGGTTCGCCCAGGCAGTCTCCTCGACGCTCCTGTACTTCAACGACCTGCTCGAGCACGAGACCGGCCTCCCCGGCTGTGACTACGGCCGTGTCATGGGTACCGCCGTCGGGTTCTCGTTCTTCAGCCACTCGATCTATGGTGGCGGCGGCCCCGGTATCTTCAACGGCAACCACGTCGTGACCAGGCACGCCGCAGGCGTGGCTATCCCGTGCGTGGTCGCTGCGGCGGCACTCGATGCCGGAACGCAGATGTTCTCGCCGGAGAGCACATCCAAGGTCTACGGCGACACCTTCGGCCAGGTTGACGTCTTCAACAAGCCGATACAGCAGATCGCAAAGGGTGTGTAA
- the mcrG gene encoding coenzyme-B sulfoethylthiotransferase subunit gamma — translation MAYKPQYGPGTSNVAANRRKQMDPNQKLEKMRDVTDEDIVLVLGHRAPGAAYPTAHPPLAEQQEPDCPIRKIVTPTEGAKAGDRVRYIQFADSMFFAPCHPYQRTYTECYRFRGIDPGTLSGRQIVECRERDLEKYSKELVETELLDPARTGIRGATVHGHSLRLAENGMMFDMLQRSVLGEDGIVRYVKNQIGEPLDRAVAIGKPLDEKWLKAHTTIFHSLGGTAYRDDKEYIEYVQRIHTLRTKYGFLPKEA, via the coding sequence ATGGCATACAAGCCCCAATACGGACCGGGTACATCCAATGTCGCCGCAAACCGGCGCAAGCAGATGGACCCCAACCAGAAGCTTGAGAAGATGCGTGACGTAACTGATGAGGACATCGTGCTGGTCCTCGGCCACAGGGCCCCGGGAGCCGCCTATCCGACGGCCCACCCGCCGCTCGCCGAGCAGCAGGAGCCCGACTGCCCCATCAGGAAGATCGTAACCCCGACGGAGGGTGCGAAGGCAGGCGACCGTGTCCGCTACATCCAGTTTGCGGACTCTATGTTCTTTGCCCCCTGCCACCCCTACCAGCGGACCTACACCGAGTGCTACCGCTTCCGCGGTATCGACCCCGGTACGCTCTCCGGCCGTCAGATCGTCGAGTGCCGCGAGCGCGACCTCGAGAAGTATTCCAAGGAACTCGTCGAGACCGAACTCCTCGACCCGGCCCGCACCGGCATCCGCGGCGCGACCGTGCACGGCCACTCGCTCCGTCTTGCCGAGAACGGCATGATGTTCGATATGCTCCAGAGGAGCGTCCTTGGCGAAGACGGCATCGTCCGCTACGTCAAGAACCAGATCGGCGAGCCTCTCGACCGTGCGGTTGCCATCGGCAAGCCGCTCGACGAGAAGTGGCTCAAGGCGCACACGACGATCTTCCACTCGCTCGGCGGCACTGCCTACCGTGACGACAAGGAGTACATCGAGTACGTCCAGCGGATCCACACGCTGAGAACAAAATACGGGTTCCTACCCAAGGAGGCCTGA
- a CDS encoding formylmethanofuran dehydrogenase subunit C, which produces METVTVTIKNQPDLYLEADSIVPDAFAGKKAEEIADLPVYVGRDEHRLGDFFEVSGNAGATPEETKIVVNGDLSRVKYIGMKMNGGEIVVNSNADMYVGAWMQGGKITVNGNVDAFAGTGMKGGELVINGNAGNYLGAAYRGDWRGMQGGKITVTGNAGSDLATFMNGGEIVIGGDVDVHVATHAEGGKIIIKGNAKSRLGGQMVEGEIYVLGKIDVMMPGFAYREDVDVDMDGIKGRFALYEGDLGERHRKRKGQTIYAKLYQRIEA; this is translated from the coding sequence ATGGAAACCGTTACAGTCACCATAAAGAACCAGCCCGATCTCTACCTCGAGGCCGACAGCATTGTCCCCGACGCGTTTGCCGGGAAGAAGGCCGAAGAGATCGCCGACCTCCCCGTCTACGTCGGCAGGGACGAGCACCGGCTCGGGGACTTCTTCGAGGTCTCCGGCAACGCCGGAGCAACGCCCGAGGAGACGAAGATCGTCGTCAACGGCGACCTGTCCCGGGTCAAGTACATCGGCATGAAGATGAACGGCGGCGAGATCGTCGTCAACAGCAACGCCGATATGTACGTCGGGGCATGGATGCAGGGCGGCAAGATCACGGTGAACGGGAACGTCGATGCCTTTGCCGGAACCGGCATGAAGGGCGGCGAGCTTGTCATCAACGGCAACGCCGGCAACTACCTCGGCGCCGCATACCGCGGCGACTGGCGTGGCATGCAGGGCGGCAAGATCACCGTCACCGGCAATGCCGGGAGCGACCTTGCCACCTTCATGAACGGCGGCGAGATCGTCATCGGCGGCGACGTCGACGTCCATGTCGCCACCCATGCCGAGGGTGGAAAGATCATCATCAAGGGCAATGCAAAGAGCCGTCTCGGCGGCCAGATGGTGGAAGGCGAGATCTATGTCCTCGGCAAGATCGATGTCATGATGCCCGGGTTTGCATACCGCGAGGATGTCGACGTCGATATGGACGGCATCAAAGGACGGTTCGCTCTCTACGAGGGCGATCTCGGAGAGCGCCACCGAAAGAGAAAGGGCCAGACAATTTACGCTAAACTCTACCAGCGGATCGAGGCCTGA
- a CDS encoding formylmethanofuran dehydrogenase subunit B: MTRTVTDVICPFCGTLCDDLEVVVSDDGKELHEVYNACAIGAEKFLHSQAKDRITRPRMRQEDGSWKEISYDEAIEYTATMLAEAKKPLMYGWSSTNCEAQAVGSEIGEAVGAVMDNTATVCHGTSLIAVQDIGIPSCTLGEVKNRADRILFWGCNPAHAHPRHMSRYSIFPRGFFTGKGHTGRKMIVVDPRPTDTASMADIHLQIEQGRDYELLNALRVAFKGEKLPDVVAGIPKEKIYEAAETLKSGRFAIIFFGMGVTQSLGKNHNIDEAIAVTRDLNEYTKAAIMPMRGHYNVTGSGQVWGWQFGFPYAVDLSRGFARYNPGETTSNDLLRRDEVDAVFVLGSDPGAHFPFSSVKKIYNLPSVVIDPHETPTSEVCKVHVPVAFVGVEVGGCAYRMDNVPIETRKVVDAPEGMMTDEEFLKRVLGRVKEIKGV, from the coding sequence ATGACCCGGACTGTAACCGACGTTATCTGCCCGTTCTGCGGAACCCTCTGCGACGACCTCGAGGTCGTCGTCAGCGATGACGGGAAAGAACTTCACGAAGTCTACAACGCGTGCGCCATCGGCGCCGAGAAGTTCCTCCATTCCCAGGCAAAGGACAGAATCACCCGCCCCCGCATGCGGCAGGAGGACGGATCCTGGAAGGAGATCTCGTACGACGAGGCGATTGAGTACACGGCAACGATGCTCGCCGAAGCAAAGAAGCCGCTGATGTACGGCTGGAGTTCCACGAACTGTGAAGCCCAGGCCGTCGGCTCGGAGATCGGTGAGGCCGTGGGAGCGGTCATGGACAACACGGCGACCGTCTGCCACGGAACATCCCTTATCGCGGTTCAGGATATCGGCATTCCGAGCTGCACGCTCGGCGAGGTCAAGAACCGTGCCGACCGGATCCTCTTCTGGGGCTGCAACCCGGCACACGCCCACCCGCGGCACATGTCCCGTTACTCGATCTTCCCCCGCGGATTCTTCACCGGCAAGGGCCACACCGGCCGCAAGATGATCGTCGTCGACCCGCGCCCCACCGATACCGCGAGCATGGCGGATATCCACCTGCAGATCGAGCAGGGACGCGACTACGAGCTCCTGAACGCGCTCCGTGTGGCGTTCAAGGGTGAGAAACTCCCCGACGTCGTTGCCGGCATCCCGAAGGAGAAGATCTACGAGGCCGCCGAGACGCTCAAGAGCGGTCGGTTCGCGATCATCTTCTTCGGCATGGGCGTGACCCAGTCGCTCGGGAAGAACCACAACATCGACGAGGCCATCGCGGTCACCCGTGACTTAAACGAGTACACGAAGGCAGCCATCATGCCGATGCGCGGGCACTACAACGTCACCGGCTCCGGCCAGGTCTGGGGCTGGCAGTTTGGGTTCCCCTATGCGGTGGACCTCTCCCGCGGATTTGCCCGCTACAACCCCGGCGAGACGACCTCCAACGACCTGCTCCGCAGGGACGAGGTGGACGCCGTCTTCGTCCTCGGCAGCGATCCAGGTGCGCACTTCCCGTTCAGCTCGGTCAAGAAGATCTACAACCTCCCGTCAGTCGTTATCGACCCCCATGAGACCCCGACCTCTGAGGTCTGCAAGGTCCATGTCCCGGTCGCCTTCGTCGGCGTCGAGGTGGGCGGGTGCGCCTACCGGATGGACAACGTACCGATTGAGACGAGAAAAGTCGTTGATGCCCCCGAGGGCATGATGACCGACGAAGAGTTCCTGAAACGCGTTCTTGGACGCGTCAAGGAGATCAAGGGGGTATAA
- the mcrC gene encoding methyl-coenzyme M reductase I operon protein C, whose protein sequence is MPIGRVTQVVDCRESMGMGKGGGLAQRGTISETRSPDVIVIGMSPGRRHVTKPVCDITSGLRREGAEFSVTTLVLNAGSGVPADSPVAGHVLGAYFGLTEKEIAQIEQHKVAILHHGNVRSHVVQKVRFILEHAGIKAIVVSQVPIDFEDLAKEGIRTAVVMPPPDRTKTKGIVMDIVSGVTRGQTPGREKLAEVIRAVMKVLKSPT, encoded by the coding sequence ATGCCAATCGGAAGAGTAACTCAGGTTGTCGATTGCCGCGAGAGCATGGGAATGGGTAAAGGAGGCGGTCTTGCCCAGCGGGGCACCATCTCCGAGACCAGGTCTCCCGATGTGATCGTGATTGGAATGTCCCCCGGCCGCAGACACGTAACAAAACCGGTCTGCGACATCACCTCCGGTCTCCGGAGGGAGGGGGCGGAGTTCTCCGTGACCACGCTCGTCCTCAACGCAGGAAGCGGGGTTCCGGCGGATTCGCCCGTCGCGGGTCACGTGCTCGGAGCCTATTTCGGGCTGACGGAGAAAGAGATCGCCCAGATCGAGCAGCACAAGGTAGCCATCCTGCATCATGGGAACGTCCGCTCCCATGTCGTGCAGAAAGTCCGGTTCATCCTTGAGCACGCAGGCATCAAGGCCATCGTCGTATCCCAGGTACCGATCGACTTCGAGGATCTCGCAAAAGAGGGGATCAGGACCGCAGTGGTTATGCCGCCGCCCGACCGGACGAAGACGAAAGGCATCGTGATGGATATCGTCAGCGGCGTGACACGGGGTCAGACACCGGGCAGGGAAAAATTGGCAGAGGTCATTCGTGCCGTTATGAAAGTGCTAAAAAGCCCAACATGA
- the mcrA gene encoding coenzyme-B sulfoethylthiotransferase subunit alpha, with product MAKIERTQKLFLKSLKEKFQGQDVQSETTEFYKFNGYHQSPRKEEFVKASRAVEMDRGISMYDPVRCHLGGIPLGQRQLMTYEVSGTGVFVEGDDLHFVNNAAMQQMWDDIRRTVIVNMDLAHQTLQKRLGKEVTPETINEYLHVLNHAMPGAAVVQEHMVETHPGLVDDCYVKVFTGDQELADDLEPQFVLDVEKLFPGKQAEALSAAVGKSLWQAIHIPTTVSRTCDGGTTSRWSAMQIGMSFIGAYRMCAGEAAVADLSYAAKHAGVIQMASHLPARRARGPNEPGGIGFGLFSDIVQANRKYPNDPAKASLEVVGAGTMLFDQIWLGSYMSGGVGFTQYATAAYTDNILDEFTYYGMDYIKDKYKVDWKNPSADDKVKPTYDIVNDISTEVALNGMEQYEQYPTMMEDHFGGSQRAGVLAAASGLSASIATGNSNAGLNAWYLCMLLHKDGWSRLGFFGYDLQDQCGSANSLSIRGDEGAIGEVRGPNYPNYAMNVGHQGEYAAITGGAHYGRGDAWCFDPRVKICFADPALKFDFAEPRREFAKGAIREFMPAGERSLIIPAR from the coding sequence ATGGCAAAGATTGAGAGAACCCAGAAGCTCTTCCTGAAATCCCTCAAGGAGAAGTTCCAGGGCCAGGACGTCCAGTCCGAGACGACTGAATTCTACAAGTTCAACGGCTACCACCAGTCTCCCCGCAAGGAGGAGTTCGTCAAGGCCAGCCGTGCCGTCGAGATGGACCGCGGCATCTCCATGTACGACCCCGTACGCTGCCACCTGGGCGGTATCCCGCTCGGCCAGCGCCAGCTGATGACCTACGAGGTCTCCGGCACCGGCGTCTTCGTGGAGGGTGACGACCTGCACTTCGTCAACAACGCTGCGATGCAGCAGATGTGGGACGATATCAGGAGGACTGTCATCGTCAACATGGACCTCGCCCACCAGACGCTGCAGAAGCGTCTCGGCAAGGAAGTCACCCCCGAGACGATCAACGAGTACCTCCACGTGCTGAACCACGCGATGCCCGGTGCGGCCGTCGTTCAGGAGCACATGGTCGAGACTCACCCCGGCCTCGTCGACGACTGTTACGTCAAGGTCTTCACCGGCGACCAGGAACTCGCCGACGACCTCGAGCCGCAGTTCGTCCTCGATGTCGAGAAGCTCTTCCCCGGAAAGCAGGCCGAAGCGCTCTCCGCAGCCGTAGGGAAGTCCCTCTGGCAGGCGATCCACATCCCGACCACGGTCTCCCGGACCTGCGACGGTGGAACGACCTCCCGGTGGTCTGCGATGCAGATCGGTATGTCCTTCATCGGTGCCTACCGTATGTGCGCCGGTGAAGCGGCCGTCGCCGACCTCTCCTACGCCGCGAAGCACGCAGGCGTCATCCAGATGGCGTCCCACCTGCCCGCCCGGCGTGCCCGTGGCCCGAACGAGCCCGGTGGTATCGGATTCGGTCTCTTCTCGGATATCGTCCAGGCGAACCGGAAGTACCCGAACGACCCCGCGAAGGCCTCCCTTGAGGTCGTCGGCGCCGGAACCATGCTGTTCGACCAGATCTGGCTCGGCTCCTACATGTCCGGCGGTGTCGGATTCACCCAGTACGCAACCGCGGCCTACACCGACAACATCCTCGATGAGTTCACCTACTACGGTATGGACTACATCAAGGACAAGTACAAGGTCGACTGGAAGAACCCGAGCGCAGACGACAAGGTCAAGCCGACCTACGACATCGTCAACGACATCTCGACCGAGGTCGCCCTGAACGGCATGGAGCAGTACGAGCAGTACCCGACCATGATGGAGGACCACTTCGGCGGTTCCCAGCGTGCCGGTGTCCTTGCCGCTGCGTCCGGTCTCTCCGCCTCGATCGCAACCGGAAACTCCAACGCCGGCCTGAACGCCTGGTACCTCTGCATGCTCCTGCACAAGGACGGATGGTCGCGTCTCGGCTTCTTCGGCTACGACCTCCAGGACCAGTGCGGTTCCGCGAACTCCCTCTCCATCCGTGGAGACGAGGGCGCGATCGGCGAGGTCCGTGGCCCGAACTACCCGAACTACGCGATGAACGTCGGCCACCAGGGCGAGTACGCCGCGATCACCGGCGGTGCCCACTACGGCCGCGGCGACGCGTGGTGCTTCGACCCGCGGGTGAAGATCTGCTTCGCCGACCCCGCGCTGAAGTTCGACTTCGCCGAGCCCCGTCGCGAGTTCGCGAAGGGTGCCATCCGCGAATTCATGCCCGCCGGCGAGCGTTCGCTCATCATTCCGGCCCGGTAA